A window of Pirellula sp. SH-Sr6A contains these coding sequences:
- a CDS encoding vWA domain-containing protein, with amino-acid sequence MSRARDDGLLAQAELALEALRFKERAALYHAAAQCLQAALRQAEQGDREPLEHWFLQHRDLIDLPLSSFEITPSPDTSQEPVPTRGPVPSHVPLPHLEPAKEPQPSAHSGPAQPSSVPSVPNTSPWTAMEEAILRRQREDQSPPSACPLSPSPRELAGSHPVVGEQPVGDEEAEQHESPSHIAESISSETIPTHRVESLSTVPDASTPDIAAIVPCPFQLDDERSRVDRSKRTRWGASHLWISAAVHAIAVGLLSLVVIQQIRQPQVLAIVSATVEAEEVLVETPMESPSELDAEPLEAPAPEAPNLDPEIPDIRDPTMSEIDLSGPLLAQERAAQDVTKALQAMPVSAPGKNLVAGAEFFGVKATGNTFVYIVDCSPSMRRDNAFDFAKQEITRSLRSMKPSQRFSILFFGKEVERLEFSPGQPEEFPVPATPENVEKTLRWLARCSIQKEGLPPNDALDMAIAMQPDGVFLLFDGDTRVDVPKHLGQANRSTDILTSGEPRVPIHVVHFFLDEFASTMQRVASENLGTYRFIPRPERGSKSKR; translated from the coding sequence ATGAGTCGCGCCCGCGATGACGGATTGCTTGCGCAAGCTGAACTAGCATTGGAAGCGCTCCGCTTCAAAGAGCGCGCGGCCTTGTACCACGCCGCCGCCCAATGCCTTCAAGCTGCCTTGCGACAAGCTGAACAAGGTGACCGAGAACCGTTGGAACATTGGTTCCTCCAACATCGGGACTTGATCGATCTCCCCCTCTCTTCCTTCGAGATCACGCCCAGTCCGGACACAAGCCAAGAACCGGTTCCGACGCGCGGGCCAGTTCCGTCCCACGTGCCACTTCCCCATCTGGAACCAGCAAAGGAACCGCAACCGTCTGCTCATTCCGGTCCCGCTCAACCCTCCTCCGTTCCATCCGTTCCGAATACTTCTCCATGGACGGCGATGGAAGAGGCCATTCTGAGACGGCAGCGAGAGGATCAATCGCCCCCCTCCGCATGCCCCCTTTCCCCTAGCCCACGAGAGCTCGCCGGTTCGCACCCGGTTGTCGGAGAACAGCCCGTTGGTGATGAGGAAGCGGAACAACACGAATCACCCTCGCACATCGCGGAGTCGATCTCATCGGAAACCATCCCAACCCACCGTGTCGAATCCCTTTCTACCGTTCCGGATGCGAGCACCCCCGATATCGCCGCCATCGTCCCTTGCCCGTTTCAACTCGACGACGAAAGGTCGCGTGTGGATCGATCCAAGCGAACTCGATGGGGTGCCTCCCATCTTTGGATCAGCGCCGCGGTGCATGCCATCGCCGTCGGACTACTGAGCTTAGTCGTCATCCAGCAGATCCGCCAACCGCAAGTCTTAGCGATTGTCTCTGCGACGGTCGAAGCGGAGGAGGTGCTCGTGGAAACACCCATGGAATCACCCAGTGAGCTGGACGCAGAGCCTTTGGAGGCCCCTGCGCCCGAAGCACCGAACCTTGATCCCGAAATCCCTGACATTCGCGACCCCACCATGTCGGAAATCGATTTGTCTGGACCTCTCTTGGCCCAGGAACGGGCCGCCCAAGATGTTACAAAGGCCCTGCAGGCGATGCCCGTCTCAGCCCCGGGCAAGAACTTGGTTGCGGGAGCGGAGTTCTTTGGAGTAAAGGCCACCGGCAACACGTTTGTCTACATTGTCGACTGCTCGCCGAGCATGCGGAGAGACAATGCATTCGACTTTGCCAAACAGGAAATCACGCGATCCTTGCGAAGCATGAAACCATCGCAGAGGTTCTCGATCCTTTTCTTTGGAAAGGAGGTCGAGCGGCTGGAGTTCAGCCCCGGCCAACCAGAGGAATTCCCCGTGCCAGCAACTCCCGAAAACGTCGAAAAGACTTTGCGATGGCTGGCTCGTTGCAGCATCCAAAAAGAAGGCCTCCCTCCCAATGACGCGCTGGACATGGCCATCGCCATGCAGCCGGATGGCGTTTTCCTGCTGTTTGACGGAGATACTCGCGTCGACGTTCCAAAACACCTTGGACAAGCCAACCGCTCCACCGATATACTCACATCTGGGGAGCCTCGGGTTCCGATCCATGTTGTCCATTTTTTTCTCGACGAGTTTGCATCCACCATGCAGCGCGTAGCCTCCGAGAACTTAGGGACTTACCGATTCATCCCTCGACCGGAGCGGGGTTCGAAATCCAAGCGATAG
- a CDS encoding VWA domain-containing protein, with protein sequence MNKNPHDRSSRSLAPWISFLVSFLFHISACLALAVLLIGGSGNSGKDLVISMSSSSESELEPLALLELDSVQPELTEEITEPVDITTPTLDTEVQVEIESSQVAASDLSADRQASGERAGVQDNEEKASQKTEGQSKAQFFGAEASGNRFVFVIDSSGSMRGPRWEALCVELERALKGLSSDQEFFVISFDSMPHPMFDEPPPQGKFLTAVPRSIRRVRNWIRSIDLGSNTYPASSLAMALSLQPDAIFLLSDGEIMDNTVLELRTYNRVRSESGYAVAVPIHTVLLHSVVGFQTLERIADENDGTFTPVPFGNRD encoded by the coding sequence ATGAATAAAAATCCGCATGATCGAAGCTCCCGCTCTCTCGCGCCTTGGATTTCATTCTTAGTCAGTTTCTTGTTCCACATCAGCGCCTGCCTCGCCCTAGCGGTATTGCTGATCGGCGGGAGTGGAAACTCTGGAAAAGACCTTGTCATTTCCATGTCTTCCTCGTCCGAATCGGAGCTCGAACCGCTGGCCCTGCTTGAACTCGATTCGGTCCAACCGGAGCTTACCGAGGAAATCACCGAACCTGTCGACATCACCACTCCCACACTGGACACCGAGGTCCAAGTAGAGATCGAATCCTCCCAGGTCGCGGCCTCCGATCTCTCCGCAGACCGCCAGGCCTCGGGGGAGCGTGCCGGCGTTCAAGACAACGAGGAAAAAGCGTCCCAAAAAACGGAAGGGCAGTCGAAAGCACAGTTCTTCGGAGCCGAGGCTTCGGGGAATCGTTTTGTTTTTGTCATCGATTCCTCGGGTTCGATGCGAGGGCCGCGATGGGAAGCACTTTGCGTGGAGCTAGAGCGAGCCTTGAAAGGCCTTTCGTCCGATCAAGAGTTCTTCGTCATCAGCTTTGACTCCATGCCCCACCCGATGTTTGACGAACCGCCTCCTCAGGGCAAATTCCTTACAGCAGTACCGCGATCCATTCGACGGGTTCGAAATTGGATTCGCAGTATCGACTTGGGAAGCAACACCTACCCTGCCTCGTCTCTCGCCATGGCCTTATCGCTGCAGCCTGACGCGATCTTTCTCTTATCCGACGGCGAAATCATGGACAACACCGTACTGGAGCTTCGCACCTACAATCGGGTGCGGTCCGAAAGCGGATACGCGGTAGCTGTCCCCATCCACACGGTATTGTTGCATAGCGTCGTCGGCTTCCAAACATTGGAAAGGATCGCCGACGAAAACGATGGCACGTTTACGCCCGTCCCCTTTGGAAATCGAGATTGA
- a CDS encoding prenyltransferase/squalene oxidase repeat-containing protein, producing the protein MTSSTIRTRAVRRNRVRFPAILFACTAAWIANCDLSNGTSAQEPASPVVATSDRLRPTETDEAVQRGIAFLISQQKSSGAIVDRGHDNAMTAMAIMAMAAVGHQPVDDTPEGLSMRKALQYLLGENRQDRSGYFGASDGSRMYGHGIVTLMLTEMLGMGIDPSMNEQIHERCQKAIDVIVRSQKIRKPGYAKGGWRYTPDAADSDLSVTVWQVMALRSAKNDGLEVPSETIDEAIGYLIRSYTSPVDASGVPKIRKNGFSYEAHNDNPTFSMTSAGLLAMQVCGEYESELVQGATEWLQEHPPTWADRFVLYGVYYYAQGMHQRGGKVAEEAEEVVRTLLLDKQQPDGAWNSSSGEEQNAGKVYCTALAILSLSVKYHFLPIYQR; encoded by the coding sequence ATGACCTCTAGCACCATTCGAACCAGGGCCGTTCGTCGAAATCGAGTTCGATTCCCCGCAATCCTTTTTGCATGCACCGCTGCCTGGATCGCGAACTGCGACCTCTCCAATGGGACATCTGCTCAGGAGCCGGCATCGCCGGTCGTCGCGACCTCGGACCGATTGCGTCCCACGGAAACCGATGAGGCCGTCCAACGGGGCATCGCGTTCTTGATCAGCCAACAAAAGAGCAGCGGCGCGATTGTTGACCGAGGCCACGACAATGCGATGACCGCCATGGCGATCATGGCCATGGCCGCAGTGGGACATCAACCCGTTGACGACACTCCGGAAGGGCTCTCGATGCGCAAAGCGCTGCAGTACCTTTTGGGAGAAAACCGGCAAGATCGATCGGGATACTTCGGCGCAAGCGATGGTTCACGCATGTATGGACATGGCATCGTCACTTTGATGCTCACCGAAATGCTGGGAATGGGAATCGACCCGAGCATGAACGAGCAGATCCATGAACGCTGCCAAAAAGCGATCGACGTGATCGTCCGGAGTCAAAAGATTCGAAAGCCCGGTTATGCCAAAGGTGGGTGGCGGTATACGCCTGATGCCGCCGATAGCGACCTTTCTGTCACGGTGTGGCAAGTCATGGCGCTGCGAAGTGCAAAGAACGATGGGCTCGAAGTCCCCTCCGAAACGATCGACGAAGCCATCGGATACTTGATCCGGTCCTATACATCCCCAGTGGATGCGAGCGGCGTTCCGAAGATTCGCAAGAATGGTTTTTCTTACGAAGCGCACAATGACAACCCCACGTTCTCCATGACTTCAGCGGGATTGCTCGCGATGCAGGTTTGCGGGGAATATGAATCGGAATTGGTGCAGGGGGCGACCGAGTGGTTGCAGGAGCATCCCCCCACTTGGGCAGACCGATTCGTCTTGTATGGCGTTTATTATTACGCGCAAGGGATGCACCAGCGGGGCGGCAAGGTCGCAGAAGAGGCCGAAGAGGTCGTCCGAACGCTGCTGCTCGACAAACAGCAACCCGACGGAGCTTGGAATTCCTCCAGCGGGGAGGAGCAAAACGCGGGGAAGGTTTACTGCACGGCTTTAGCGATCCTAAGTCTGTCGGTAAAGTATCACTTCCTCCCGATCTACCAGAGGTAG
- a CDS encoding leucyl aminopeptidase: MQCVRSLPNWLGSPCDAIVLAIPENWRAAPHLTEADQATNGLLSRLLESGEVSTKPWKTTVVQAPAGIATKQLVLVGTGAASDWNPLTAGRAAGAGMKLLASKSREVVRFVGFTGSGEVERAAVTGAMIGCVGQDLFRKEKSLYEPESLEWHDLQEENLRKGFAIGESINLTRKLVNLPPNYMYPESFAEAAQGVAQQYQLSIEIWDKAKLENERCGSLLGVARGSVKEPRLVVLQYRGAEPTVAPIALVGKGVTFDSGGYSIKPTDGMLTMKCDMAGAATVLGIMQAAARLQARCNLVAVVGLVENLISGDAFKLGDVLTARSGKTIEIHNTDAEGRLVLADCLDVAAGYSPSKIVDFATLTGACCVALGNDISGLMTNAPQWQSEIKSAAERCGEYVWPLPMHSFFSEQIAGKVADIKNVGEGRWGGAITAAKFLEEFVQQIPWTHIDIAGPSFLDSPKAWCDAGGSGTLVRTFAELLSSS, encoded by the coding sequence ATGCAATGTGTCCGCTCCCTTCCCAATTGGCTTGGCTCGCCCTGCGATGCGATCGTCCTCGCTATCCCCGAAAACTGGCGAGCTGCCCCGCATCTCACGGAGGCCGATCAAGCGACCAACGGCCTCTTGTCGCGATTGCTGGAGTCGGGTGAGGTTTCGACCAAGCCTTGGAAGACGACCGTGGTGCAGGCCCCAGCCGGAATTGCCACCAAACAATTGGTTTTGGTCGGAACGGGTGCTGCCTCGGATTGGAATCCCCTCACGGCAGGCCGCGCCGCTGGCGCCGGTATGAAGCTCTTGGCGAGCAAGTCGCGCGAGGTCGTTCGGTTCGTCGGATTCACTGGAAGCGGCGAAGTGGAACGCGCGGCGGTCACTGGTGCGATGATCGGGTGTGTTGGACAAGACCTCTTCCGCAAAGAAAAGTCCCTCTACGAACCAGAGAGCCTGGAATGGCATGACCTTCAAGAAGAGAACCTGCGCAAAGGATTTGCCATTGGGGAATCGATCAACCTGACTCGAAAGCTGGTTAATCTCCCTCCGAACTACATGTATCCCGAATCGTTTGCGGAGGCAGCCCAAGGAGTCGCGCAGCAGTATCAATTGTCGATTGAGATCTGGGACAAAGCCAAACTGGAGAACGAACGATGCGGGTCTCTGTTAGGGGTAGCGCGAGGTTCGGTCAAGGAACCCCGTTTGGTTGTTCTCCAATACCGAGGCGCAGAACCAACCGTTGCACCTATCGCCTTGGTCGGTAAAGGGGTCACGTTTGATAGCGGTGGATATTCCATCAAGCCTACTGATGGGATGCTGACCATGAAATGCGACATGGCCGGTGCGGCGACCGTCCTGGGAATCATGCAGGCCGCGGCACGGCTCCAAGCCCGATGCAATTTAGTCGCCGTCGTAGGCTTGGTCGAGAACTTGATCTCCGGGGATGCGTTCAAGCTCGGGGATGTGCTCACCGCACGAAGTGGCAAAACCATTGAGATCCACAACACCGATGCCGAAGGACGTCTCGTGCTCGCCGACTGTTTGGACGTGGCTGCAGGATACTCCCCTTCCAAGATCGTAGACTTCGCTACTCTGACGGGGGCTTGCTGCGTCGCGCTCGGGAACGACATCTCCGGGCTGATGACCAATGCCCCGCAATGGCAATCGGAGATCAAATCGGCGGCAGAGCGTTGCGGCGAGTATGTATGGCCGCTCCCGATGCATAGTTTCTTTTCCGAGCAAATCGCCGGCAAAGTCGCCGATATTAAAAATGTCGGCGAGGGCCGTTGGGGGGGAGCGATCACCGCCGCGAAGTTCTTGGAGGAGTTCGTACAGCAGATCCCTTGGACCCATATCGACATCGCTGGCCCCTCCTTCTTGGACAGCCCCAAAGCTTGGTGCGACGCTGGAGGAAGCGGAACATTGGTTCGTACCTTCGCAGAATTGCTGAGCAGCTCGTGA
- the tsaB gene encoding tRNA (adenosine(37)-N6)-threonylcarbamoyltransferase complex dimerization subunit type 1 TsaB, with translation MSVLLALETSGKSGSVAIIDRSGDPASVQSAVLPDDIGSGQSLAPAIRRLLDQNGLATSQIGCMALLTGPGSFTGLRVGVATAKAMAYGLGCPIVELDTLDAIHRQCDELDPDPSRWTHVLLDAFRGQLFWKGWGPDGSTPPSGTQAIDIEEFLMALQRVGVSEQHRLAGPGCERLRRFLANEEDMDKWGEWLTGVHWLEDIRFSPQAATVAKMGWEKWVRGEFTELFALLPHYYRGSAAEEKKKKLS, from the coding sequence GTGAGCGTCCTCTTAGCGCTGGAGACGAGCGGTAAATCGGGCTCCGTCGCCATCATCGATCGCTCGGGCGACCCAGCATCGGTGCAATCTGCTGTTCTGCCGGATGATATTGGATCGGGGCAGTCGCTGGCACCTGCCATCCGCCGATTGCTCGATCAAAACGGGCTAGCCACGTCACAGATCGGCTGCATGGCCTTGCTGACAGGGCCGGGTTCCTTCACCGGTCTGCGAGTGGGAGTCGCGACGGCCAAGGCGATGGCGTACGGACTGGGATGTCCGATTGTCGAGCTGGACACGCTCGATGCGATTCATAGGCAATGCGACGAGTTGGATCCAGATCCAAGTCGCTGGACCCATGTGTTGCTAGATGCGTTTCGGGGCCAGTTGTTTTGGAAAGGGTGGGGACCAGACGGTTCAACTCCCCCCTCCGGGACGCAGGCCATCGATATCGAGGAATTCTTGATGGCGTTGCAGCGAGTGGGAGTTAGCGAGCAGCATCGCCTCGCTGGTCCAGGTTGCGAACGGCTACGCAGGTTCTTGGCCAATGAAGAGGACATGGACAAGTGGGGAGAGTGGCTCACGGGAGTGCATTGGCTTGAAGATATCCGATTTTCCCCTCAAGCAGCGACGGTAGCCAAGATGGGTTGGGAGAAATGGGTGCGAGGTGAGTTCACCGAGTTGTTCGCATTGCTGCCGCACTATTACCGGGGAAGCGCGGCGGAAGAGAAAAAGAAGAAGCTGTCGTGA
- the ispG gene encoding (E)-4-hydroxy-3-methylbut-2-enyl-diphosphate synthase, with the protein MEIQRNPTRSVKIGSIYVGAEHPIAVQSMTATHTTDIDATVALVNDLYRAGAHVVRIAVDSDKDAAALAEIRKQTEANLSVDLQENYRLVEKVAPHVDKVRYNPGHLYHHERTRPWQDKVKYLAEVAAANDCALRVGVNCGSVDPAQKKKFDESDSIGPMLASAFEHCELLDSIGFTRYVVSLKDSDPTKVVEVNRRFAEARPDIPLHLGVTEAGLPPDGIIKTRIAFEQLLGRGIGDTLRVSLTVPNSKKSMEIEAGMQIIDDIRNGRLRSVVALDPSKLNIISCPSCSRVENEAFVELAQDVKAMTEYAKDYAITIAVMGCRVNGPGETDDADLGLWCGPNRVNLKKGGEALGSFPYDEILSKLKEELDKLIVEKTSSPI; encoded by the coding sequence ATGGAAATCCAACGCAATCCCACACGTTCCGTAAAAATTGGCTCGATCTACGTCGGTGCGGAGCATCCCATTGCGGTGCAGAGTATGACCGCGACCCACACCACCGATATCGACGCCACGGTAGCCTTGGTAAACGACCTTTACCGCGCCGGCGCCCACGTGGTCCGCATCGCGGTCGACTCGGACAAGGACGCTGCGGCATTGGCCGAAATTCGCAAACAGACGGAAGCCAACTTGTCCGTCGACTTGCAAGAGAATTATCGGTTGGTCGAGAAGGTAGCACCGCACGTCGACAAGGTTCGGTACAACCCAGGGCACTTGTACCATCACGAACGGACTCGGCCGTGGCAGGACAAAGTGAAGTATCTTGCCGAGGTCGCAGCAGCGAACGACTGCGCCCTGCGAGTTGGAGTGAATTGCGGGAGCGTCGACCCAGCTCAAAAGAAGAAGTTCGACGAATCGGATTCCATCGGTCCGATGCTCGCGTCGGCGTTTGAGCATTGTGAGCTCCTTGATTCCATTGGGTTCACGCGATATGTCGTATCGTTGAAGGATAGCGATCCGACGAAAGTGGTGGAGGTGAATCGTCGATTCGCGGAAGCGCGTCCTGACATTCCGTTGCACCTGGGGGTTACGGAAGCGGGCCTTCCACCGGATGGGATTATCAAGACCCGGATTGCGTTTGAGCAGCTTTTAGGTCGGGGCATAGGAGACACGTTGCGAGTCAGTCTGACGGTCCCCAATTCCAAGAAGTCGATGGAGATTGAAGCGGGGATGCAGATCATCGACGACATCCGCAACGGTCGGCTTCGCTCGGTCGTCGCGTTGGATCCGTCGAAGCTCAATATCATCTCATGTCCCAGTTGTTCGCGTGTCGAGAATGAAGCGTTTGTAGAGTTAGCGCAAGACGTGAAGGCGATGACCGAGTACGCCAAGGACTATGCGATCACGATCGCCGTCATGGGGTGTCGCGTGAATGGCCCAGGAGAGACCGACGACGCCGATCTTGGGTTGTGGTGTGGTCCCAACAGGGTAAACCTCAAGAAAGGAGGCGAGGCCTTAGGATCGTTTCCTTACGACGAGATCTTGAGCAAGTTAAAAGAAGAGCTCGACAAGTTAATCGTGGAAAAAACGTCCTCGCCAATCTGA
- a CDS encoding permease, with protein sequence MDIVILGGLVRAIQGVAAASTTLVVGLFVAALLRYYVGPEGTRRLFGGDGLRSLAQSWLIGMLLPVCSIGVIPILREMKRMGLRPGAITAFALSAPLFNPLSLLYGLTLSRPSVILGFAFGSLAVVTILGTVWDRFTTWKSPQLHESDLPVGLGRLGACAIHMVRELFGPSGLYALIAISGLFLLGAVLPHGALQSSVEQLDPMAPLMMAIVSIPVYAPPMLTMSQLGMMFDHGNSPGAAFCLLLLGTGMNLATLVWIGKNYSWRSTAIWFGVLMIVVVGCAYAIERPLIPPGVEPAGHTHAFDIYTNPLHSGEPIGIARLREEFRKTIGLFDALGLGILAAMAVGGWVVGGPCKPSMDRFLESLPSRVQSHARGGLDRDVPPVVVGMTGVAGLFAFSIVGCYAYYPAPEEVLEEMRLARVELLSGVASKDYERVLHWIPILEEWSRKLEVGYAMRHYELRPYQRMQTFLLRKKLELLEHATEHLVEVTKSNPGEELRAPTIDLQDMEEHRKEIDELRYAISQNGGRLVKAFRQPEWP encoded by the coding sequence ATGGATATCGTGATACTAGGTGGGCTCGTTCGGGCGATCCAAGGAGTCGCGGCGGCATCGACCACATTGGTTGTCGGACTCTTTGTTGCGGCGTTGCTTCGGTATTATGTCGGGCCGGAGGGTACAAGGCGTTTATTTGGCGGGGACGGATTGCGTTCGCTGGCTCAATCTTGGTTGATCGGCATGCTCCTGCCGGTTTGTTCGATCGGAGTGATTCCGATCTTGCGAGAGATGAAGCGGATGGGGTTGCGTCCGGGAGCGATAACCGCATTTGCATTGTCCGCTCCGCTTTTCAACCCTCTTTCATTGCTTTACGGGTTAACGCTGTCGAGGCCATCTGTCATTCTCGGATTCGCGTTTGGATCGCTCGCGGTGGTTACGATTTTGGGAACGGTTTGGGATCGCTTTACGACTTGGAAAAGTCCTCAGCTCCATGAGTCCGATCTCCCGGTGGGGTTAGGGCGACTGGGGGCGTGTGCGATCCACATGGTGAGAGAGCTATTCGGTCCGTCGGGGCTTTACGCGTTGATTGCCATTTCCGGATTGTTTTTGTTGGGTGCGGTTTTGCCGCATGGAGCACTGCAAAGCTCGGTAGAGCAATTGGATCCCATGGCTCCCTTGATGATGGCGATCGTTTCGATTCCAGTCTATGCGCCTCCCATGTTGACGATGAGTCAGCTGGGGATGATGTTCGATCACGGTAATTCTCCAGGTGCAGCATTCTGTTTACTACTGCTGGGGACTGGCATGAATCTCGCGACGCTGGTTTGGATTGGGAAAAACTATAGCTGGCGTTCGACCGCCATTTGGTTCGGTGTCCTGATGATAGTCGTTGTGGGATGTGCGTATGCGATCGAGAGGCCATTGATTCCACCGGGGGTCGAGCCGGCGGGGCATACGCATGCGTTCGATATCTACACCAACCCGCTCCATTCGGGCGAACCGATCGGGATAGCGAGATTGCGAGAGGAGTTTCGCAAGACGATTGGGTTATTTGATGCCCTGGGACTTGGAATCTTGGCGGCGATGGCCGTTGGAGGCTGGGTGGTAGGAGGACCTTGTAAGCCATCTATGGACCGATTTTTGGAGTCGTTGCCTAGCCGGGTACAGAGTCATGCTCGCGGAGGATTGGATCGTGACGTTCCTCCTGTGGTGGTGGGGATGACGGGCGTGGCCGGTCTCTTTGCGTTTAGTATTGTGGGGTGTTATGCATACTATCCAGCGCCAGAGGAGGTACTCGAGGAGATGCGATTGGCGCGGGTGGAGCTATTGAGTGGAGTTGCGAGCAAGGATTACGAGCGGGTGTTGCATTGGATCCCGATTTTGGAAGAGTGGTCGCGCAAGCTCGAGGTAGGATATGCGATGCGGCATTACGAGTTGCGTCCTTATCAGCGGATGCAGACGTTTTTACTTCGGAAGAAGCTGGAACTGCTCGAGCATGCCACCGAGCATCTTGTTGAAGTGACGAAGAGCAATCCAGGTGAAGAGTTGAGGGCGCCGACGATCGACTTGCAGGACATGGAAGAGCATCGCAAGGAGATCGACGAATTGCGATACGCGATCAGCCAAAACGGCGGCCGTTTGGTAAAAGCCTTCCGCCAACCCGAATGGCCTTAA
- a CDS encoding AAA family ATPase, producing the protein MSIALSRLRTRLNHVLLGKEEKIELVIACLIAGGHLLLDDLPGLGKTTLAKAIAECFGARFARIQCTPDLLPSDVTGFNLFNQKTREFEFHSGPVFSDILLADEINRTTPRTQSSLFEAMAERQVTIDGVSRSLAESFFVIATQNPIDSHGAYPLPEAQLDRFAMKLEIGYPDRAAQLAILNQSKNRDHTLPDSPLSIQSLRDLQRVVDQCRITTELQEYLVTLSEATRQHDAIRLGVSPRGMLIWQQIAKAWAVLQGRDFVVPDDIQSVAHPVLGVRLITRGQPVDSIIDSILSKTKVPDYR; encoded by the coding sequence ATGAGCATCGCATTGTCCCGATTGCGGACACGATTGAATCATGTCTTGTTAGGTAAAGAAGAAAAAATCGAGCTCGTGATTGCGTGTTTGATAGCTGGCGGCCATTTGCTGCTGGATGATTTGCCTGGCTTAGGAAAGACGACGCTGGCGAAAGCGATCGCTGAATGTTTCGGAGCGAGGTTTGCTCGTATCCAGTGCACACCGGATTTGCTCCCGAGCGACGTGACGGGATTCAATCTTTTCAATCAGAAGACTCGCGAGTTTGAGTTTCACAGCGGTCCCGTCTTCTCCGATATTCTGCTAGCTGACGAAATCAATCGCACCACACCGCGCACCCAGAGTTCGTTATTCGAAGCGATGGCGGAAAGACAAGTCACGATCGATGGCGTTTCGAGATCTCTCGCCGAATCATTCTTTGTGATTGCGACGCAGAATCCGATCGATAGCCATGGGGCGTATCCGTTGCCTGAAGCCCAGCTCGATCGTTTCGCGATGAAGCTAGAGATAGGCTACCCCGATCGTGCGGCTCAGCTTGCAATTCTCAATCAATCGAAGAACCGCGACCACACATTGCCTGATAGCCCCTTGTCAATTCAATCCCTCCGCGATCTGCAAAGGGTTGTCGACCAGTGCCGCATCACAACCGAGTTGCAGGAGTATCTCGTTACGTTGTCTGAAGCGACCCGGCAGCATGATGCCATTCGGCTCGGAGTCAGTCCACGTGGCATGTTGATCTGGCAGCAAATTGCCAAGGCATGGGCTGTCCTGCAAGGGCGAGATTTCGTAGTTCCCGATGATATTCAATCGGTCGCGCATCCAGTTTTGGGCGTTCGTTTGATTACACGCGGTCAACCGGTCGACTCGATTATCGATTCTATTCTTTCAAAGACCAAGGTTCCCGATTACCGATGA